In Pseudoalteromonas sp. '520P1 No. 423', the following proteins share a genomic window:
- a CDS encoding diguanylate cyclase has protein sequence MQKTSTTPPEQLQKQLRLLENMLTNVGAFIYAKDLNGCYVYANQAVLDLFNRPLNEVLGKDDSHFFDLPLSKQLKVNDNKVMTDGVTTENEETNVIKETGQTHIYRTVKKPLFNDNQKIVGMCGISTDITEEKKLQKIIRQQKKLLDTVLDNVDAHIYMKNSQRELLYVNNKTAELFGFPVEDIIGKKENDILPAEIADHFYQSDKVVFETNQKQVIDEEVIGEDGKYCRYLSIKVPYNQEGELPAIIGFSSDVTELYQLKEQFKKQANTDPLTELYNRRFFIEQAEKEFNRTRRHNNSLSLISFDIDHFKNINDQFGHPAGDQVLIKLAKALQPVIRNEDTLARIGGEEFSLLLPETPVDVANQVAERIRQTLAKLIIKGDFQGEITMTVSLGVTSLKAEDDSFEQLFKRADKALYNAKNNGRDQVSQFI, from the coding sequence ATGCAAAAAACATCTACCACCCCTCCAGAGCAACTTCAAAAGCAGCTAAGACTATTAGAAAATATGCTAACAAATGTAGGCGCTTTTATTTATGCTAAGGATTTAAATGGATGTTATGTATATGCAAACCAAGCAGTATTAGACTTATTTAATCGCCCATTAAATGAAGTATTAGGAAAAGATGATAGTCATTTTTTTGATCTTCCTTTATCAAAACAATTAAAAGTCAATGATAATAAAGTTATGACTGACGGCGTTACCACTGAAAATGAAGAGACTAACGTTATTAAAGAAACTGGCCAAACGCACATTTATCGTACCGTAAAAAAACCGCTTTTTAATGATAACCAAAAGATAGTTGGTATGTGCGGTATATCTACTGATATAACCGAAGAAAAAAAGCTACAAAAGATAATCCGCCAACAAAAAAAGCTCTTAGACACTGTACTTGATAATGTAGATGCACACATTTATATGAAAAACTCCCAAAGAGAGCTCCTGTATGTAAACAATAAAACAGCTGAATTATTCGGTTTTCCAGTGGAAGACATAATAGGAAAAAAAGAAAATGATATTTTACCGGCAGAAATAGCCGATCACTTTTATCAATCTGATAAAGTCGTTTTTGAAACTAATCAAAAGCAAGTAATAGACGAAGAAGTAATTGGAGAAGACGGTAAATATTGCAGGTATTTAAGTATCAAAGTGCCTTATAACCAAGAAGGTGAACTCCCCGCGATTATTGGCTTTTCATCAGACGTTACGGAATTATATCAACTAAAAGAACAATTTAAAAAACAAGCCAATACGGACCCTTTAACTGAACTGTATAATCGTCGATTTTTTATAGAACAAGCTGAAAAAGAATTTAACCGTACAAGAAGGCACAACAATTCACTTTCATTAATCTCTTTTGATATCGATCATTTTAAAAATATTAATGACCAATTTGGCCACCCTGCAGGTGATCAAGTACTGATAAAACTAGCTAAAGCTTTACAGCCAGTAATTAGAAACGAAGATACTTTAGCGCGTATTGGTGGTGAGGAGTTTAGTTTATTATTGCCTGAAACCCCGGTAGATGTTGCGAATCAAGTTGCAGAACGTATTAGACAAACACTGGCTAAACTGATTATTAAAGGTGATTTCCAAGGTGAAATTACTATGACGGTGAGTTTAGGAGTAACCAGCTTAAAAGCAGAAGATGATTCTTTTGAACAGTTATTTAAACGCGCAGACAAAGCACTTTATAACGCTAAAAATAATGGCCGAGATCAAGTCTCACAATTCATCTAA
- a CDS encoding TonB-dependent receptor produces MKAMKKTTLAVLINTALFSAAGYAADAQVQDQAKTNQLEVISVTARKRVENAQEIPVSVSALQGDNLEAYSSAGMDIRFMNAKIPSLSVESSFGRSFPRFYVRGLGNTDFDLNASQPVSLVVDDVVQENPILKGFPVFDMERVEVLRGPQGTLFGRNTPAGLVKFDSVKPSEDTSGYAALSYGTLGAIDFEGAVGTALTDNLSMRISGLHQEKDDYIDNRAEGFEQDDVLGGYEENATRIQFLYEGNDFSALLNYHWRDLDGTPIVFHTNIAKPGSNEIRDDFDADVVYQDAAEFATQQVTTQGANLKLEWDLSDTHTLTSISAWESAEIYSRADVDGGYLGNPIEDPNAVWWGAQSADAIPDHNQYTQELRLSSNLNGPLNYQTGVFYYYEDLTIDSYDFLTGQNPDFPKLSHGDEKGYSTQDQQTTAYAVFGSVDYDVDEDLSMTVGVRYSHDEKDFTARLINHPFSNTDKEETNFKESANPSDSHVSWDVSGVYKLNDDVNVFARLANSFRAPSVQGRILYDQKVSIADSETINSFETGIKSDILDGRGRVNATVYYFVMNDQQLTAVGGGANSNTLLNADKTVGYGFELDTQWILTDEINASFNVSYNSTEIQDDSLSVATCGSGTCTVTNALNSDGRANIDGNSLPNSPEWIANFTLRYATEVADGEFFAYTDWSYRSDINFFLYHAEEFNGKALLEGGIRTGYNWESGNNEYQVSAFVRNLTDEQVIIGGVDFNNNSGMVNEPRYIGAEFKVNFF; encoded by the coding sequence AGCAAAAACCAATCAATTAGAAGTTATCTCAGTAACAGCACGTAAACGTGTTGAAAATGCACAAGAAATCCCAGTTTCTGTTTCTGCATTACAAGGTGATAATTTAGAGGCATATAGTTCAGCAGGTATGGACATTCGTTTTATGAATGCAAAAATTCCATCACTTTCGGTTGAATCATCTTTTGGTCGTAGCTTTCCGCGCTTTTATGTTCGTGGTTTAGGTAATACAGATTTTGATTTAAATGCATCACAACCTGTATCTTTAGTAGTAGATGATGTTGTTCAAGAAAATCCTATATTAAAAGGTTTCCCTGTATTTGATATGGAGCGTGTAGAAGTATTACGTGGTCCACAAGGTACTTTATTTGGTCGTAATACGCCTGCGGGTTTAGTTAAATTTGATTCAGTAAAACCTTCGGAAGATACAAGTGGTTATGCAGCTTTATCATACGGCACTTTAGGCGCAATTGATTTTGAAGGTGCTGTAGGTACTGCATTAACAGATAACTTATCAATGCGTATTTCTGGTCTTCATCAAGAAAAAGATGATTACATTGATAACCGTGCTGAAGGCTTTGAGCAAGACGACGTTTTAGGCGGTTACGAAGAAAATGCAACACGTATTCAATTCTTATATGAAGGCAATGATTTTTCAGCTTTATTAAACTACCACTGGCGTGATTTAGATGGCACACCGATTGTGTTCCATACAAATATTGCAAAACCTGGTAGCAACGAAATTCGTGATGACTTTGACGCTGACGTTGTATATCAAGATGCGGCAGAATTTGCGACGCAACAAGTAACCACACAAGGTGCTAATTTAAAACTTGAATGGGATTTAAGTGATACGCATACTTTAACTTCAATCTCAGCATGGGAAAGCGCAGAAATTTATTCTCGTGCCGATGTTGATGGTGGTTACTTAGGTAACCCAATTGAAGATCCTAATGCAGTTTGGTGGGGCGCACAATCTGCTGATGCCATTCCAGATCATAACCAATATACACAAGAGTTGCGTTTATCTAGTAACTTAAATGGTCCATTAAATTACCAAACCGGTGTATTTTATTACTACGAAGATTTAACGATTGATTCTTATGATTTTTTAACTGGCCAAAACCCTGACTTTCCTAAATTAAGCCATGGTGATGAAAAAGGTTATTCGACTCAAGATCAACAAACTACTGCCTATGCGGTATTTGGTTCTGTAGATTACGATGTAGATGAAGATTTATCTATGACGGTAGGTGTTCGTTACTCGCATGATGAAAAAGACTTCACTGCAAGGTTAATAAATCATCCATTTTCAAATACTGATAAAGAAGAAACTAACTTCAAAGAATCAGCAAATCCAAGCGATAGCCATGTAAGCTGGGATGTAAGCGGTGTTTACAAACTTAACGATGACGTTAACGTTTTTGCGCGTTTAGCCAATAGTTTCCGTGCACCAAGTGTTCAAGGTCGTATTTTATACGATCAAAAGGTAAGTATTGCCGATTCAGAAACTATCAATTCATTTGAAACTGGTATTAAATCAGATATTTTAGACGGCCGTGGTCGTGTAAACGCAACGGTTTATTACTTTGTAATGAATGATCAGCAATTAACAGCTGTCGGTGGTGGCGCAAACTCAAACACTTTATTAAATGCAGATAAAACTGTTGGTTACGGTTTTGAACTTGATACACAGTGGATTTTAACTGATGAAATCAATGCTTCATTTAATGTCAGTTACAACAGCACTGAGATTCAAGATGATAGCTTATCAGTTGCAACGTGTGGTTCAGGTACTTGTACTGTAACTAATGCATTAAATTCGGATGGTAGAGCTAATATTGATGGTAACAGCTTACCTAACTCTCCAGAATGGATTGCTAATTTCACTTTACGTTATGCGACTGAAGTAGCTGATGGCGAATTCTTTGCTTACACAGATTGGTCTTACCGTAGCGACATTAACTTCTTCTTATATCATGCTGAAGAGTTTAACGGTAAAGCACTTCTTGAAGGCGGCATTCGCACAGGTTACAACTGGGAAAGTGGTAATAATGAATACCAAGTTTCTGCATTTGTACGTAACTTAACTGATGAGCAAGTGATCATCGGTGGCGTAGACTTCAACAACAACTCAGGTATGGTTAACGAACCACGCTATATTGGTGCTGAATTTAAAGTTAACTTCTTTTAA
- a CDS encoding HAMP domain-containing sensor histidine kinase produces the protein MKLFQSIRFRIVVACIFFSIIVTACYGWLTFYGASVNSDELFNWYISQEADLIIAEYNQDPSKELNKSTTAKVLISDERNVIKLLAQHFEGKRSQTQFEKANSLDQIRLPGPTFITEQGYTIYEFSDDNITVHILKSTLPKLKNKYFYYIVDVTKFGSYENNSRKYIVSVFLKVLIGIMLLGLIIGFALAKMVVSPLTRLAKSVDSIDYRQLKKSKETYFNDEIGFLANRIDSFVVRTNDFIKREKAFSRDVSHELRTPLASSQAALELAMSTDEGQQGVMNKFLQRMFRANKDMTHLIETFLLLGREESSNLSTIEFNLHELVNRSFTKHAYLKRTSHIQCINKIEPNCIIREAEQYLAIVIDNLVRNALQHTNDGYVLVYADGNKIFVEDTGDGVDKNEKQVQQVNVLKKSGVGLSIVKRLSESQNWHVEMLSKHGEGTCVSITISTSL, from the coding sequence ATGAAACTATTTCAAAGTATTCGTTTTAGAATTGTAGTTGCCTGTATTTTCTTTTCAATTATTGTAACTGCTTGTTATGGATGGCTTACGTTTTATGGCGCGAGTGTTAATTCTGATGAACTATTTAATTGGTATATATCACAAGAAGCTGATTTGATAATCGCTGAATATAATCAAGATCCGAGTAAAGAACTGAACAAAAGTACAACGGCTAAAGTATTGATTTCAGATGAGCGCAATGTCATTAAATTACTAGCACAACATTTTGAAGGCAAAAGAAGTCAAACTCAATTTGAAAAAGCTAACTCTTTAGATCAAATTAGACTACCAGGCCCGACATTTATTACAGAGCAAGGATATACCATATATGAATTTAGTGATGATAATATTACAGTTCATATTTTAAAATCGACATTACCAAAGCTAAAAAATAAATACTTTTATTATATTGTTGATGTGACTAAGTTTGGTAGTTACGAGAATAATTCCAGAAAATATATCGTAAGTGTATTTTTAAAAGTACTGATAGGAATTATGTTATTGGGTTTGATCATTGGATTTGCTTTGGCAAAGATGGTGGTGTCACCACTGACACGGTTGGCAAAGTCGGTAGATTCAATTGATTATAGACAACTGAAAAAATCTAAAGAAACCTATTTTAATGATGAAATTGGCTTTCTAGCCAACAGAATTGATTCTTTTGTCGTTAGAACAAATGACTTTATTAAAAGAGAAAAAGCATTTTCACGTGATGTCAGTCATGAACTAAGAACACCTCTTGCAAGTAGCCAAGCAGCACTTGAGTTAGCTATGTCTACTGATGAAGGTCAACAAGGTGTGATGAATAAATTTTTGCAACGTATGTTTCGTGCAAATAAGGATATGACACATTTAATTGAAACTTTTTTGTTATTAGGCCGAGAAGAATCATCAAATTTAAGTACTATTGAGTTTAATTTACATGAGTTAGTTAATCGCTCTTTTACTAAACATGCTTACTTGAAACGAACATCTCATATCCAATGCATTAATAAAATCGAACCTAATTGTATTATACGTGAGGCTGAGCAGTACTTAGCAATCGTGATTGATAACTTGGTGCGCAACGCACTACAACATACAAATGATGGTTATGTATTAGTATACGCAGATGGTAATAAAATTTTTGTTGAAGATACCGGTGATGGTGTTGATAAGAATGAAAAACAAGTTCAACAAGTTAATGTTCTTAAAAAATCAGGTGTTGGTTTATCAATTGTAAAACGCTTAAGTGAAAGCCAAAACTGGCACGTAGAAATGTTGAGTAAACATGGAGAGGGCACGTGTGTTTCTATCACTATATCAACGTCATTGTAA
- a CDS encoding PepSY domain-containing protein has protein sequence MPLPKVLAIGKYMTIRKTFFWLHLIIGCSVAIFIFLMSITGVALTYERQMIKSAERSDYPSKPENINQPLPLSEILVIAQGYETKKTPQIVIENRPNAPVIIKDGRIKVAYLNPYTGKEMAVPGQGTKTFLRKLRAFHRWLTLDGKFSENGRWVNGISNVIFIGLILSGLYLWLPKKLKSRALKQRLTLSGNYKNKSARNYQWHNVFGFYMAPVLFILAFTAIFFSFKWPGQTLKQYVSTQSTEMTKPVALAMEQKSLLLPIDKQLVTVKTHYPQWQNIQFSLGNVQTSSKIYNVDNGNGGEPQKRVSVLIDGFNGELIEEMKFEQKSTYSKLRSYIRFGHTGEVFGILGQTIAGIASLLACLLVYTGVMLSWRRYQSSKNVKEAETELIS, from the coding sequence ATGCCGTTACCTAAGGTATTGGCAATAGGTAAATACATGACTATCAGAAAGACCTTTTTTTGGCTGCATTTGATTATTGGCTGTAGTGTGGCAATTTTTATATTTTTAATGTCAATTACAGGTGTCGCGTTAACTTATGAGCGCCAAATGATTAAATCAGCAGAGCGTAGTGATTATCCAAGTAAGCCTGAAAATATAAATCAGCCTTTGCCTTTGTCAGAAATTTTAGTGATCGCACAAGGCTATGAAACTAAAAAGACGCCTCAAATCGTCATAGAAAATCGGCCTAATGCACCTGTTATCATTAAAGATGGTAGAATAAAAGTGGCTTATTTAAACCCTTATACAGGTAAAGAAATGGCAGTTCCGGGGCAGGGCACTAAAACTTTTCTTCGTAAATTACGTGCGTTTCATCGTTGGTTAACTTTAGATGGTAAATTCAGTGAAAATGGTCGCTGGGTAAATGGCATCTCTAATGTCATTTTTATTGGTTTGATTTTATCTGGTCTTTATTTATGGCTACCTAAAAAACTTAAATCTCGCGCACTAAAACAAAGACTGACTTTAAGCGGAAACTATAAAAATAAAAGTGCAAGAAATTACCAATGGCATAATGTTTTTGGTTTTTATATGGCACCAGTGTTATTTATTTTGGCTTTTACAGCGATATTCTTTTCATTTAAATGGCCAGGTCAAACACTCAAACAATATGTATCAACACAATCAACTGAGATGACTAAACCAGTAGCGCTTGCAATGGAACAAAAGTCACTTTTATTACCTATTGATAAGCAGTTGGTCACGGTCAAAACGCATTATCCACAATGGCAAAATATTCAATTTTCGTTAGGTAATGTGCAAACCAGTAGTAAAATTTATAATGTTGATAATGGCAATGGTGGTGAGCCACAAAAGCGTGTTTCTGTATTAATAGATGGCTTTAATGGTGAGTTAATCGAAGAAATGAAATTTGAACAAAAATCAACTTATAGCAAACTACGTAGCTATATTAGATTTGGTCATACAGGTGAAGTGTTTGGCATATTAGGCCAAACGATTGCAGGTATCGCCTCATTACTAGCTTGTTTATTGGTTTATACTGGCGTTATGTTATCTTGGCGACGCTACCAAAGCAGTAAAAATGTTAAGGAAGCCGAAACAGAGTTGATAAGCTAA